One window of the Pempheris klunzingeri isolate RE-2024b chromosome 10, fPemKlu1.hap1, whole genome shotgun sequence genome contains the following:
- the LOC139208169 gene encoding C-X-C chemokine receptor type 1-like → MTDPNTSFLSIIDFGSIYDELNFTYNDTEFIPNPETQPCNSFSIPDTVMVLVSVFYVLIFLLAIPGNLVVGLVIGLSKQSLPPSDLYLLHLAIADLLLAVTLPFWATSVTKGWVFGGAMCKIITILQELSFYSSILFLTCISMDRYMVIVRAMEARRANRQQLSWGVCASVWAVGVLLSLPGLFTSSFPSPNSSRTVCAEQYNPNSADMWRLGTRILRHTLGFLIPLAIMLPCYGVTVQRLLHIRGGFQRQRAMRVIVLVVVAFLLCWTPYHIAMMADTFLRSKIVPYRCPARMAVDQAMLATQSLGLLHSCVNPVLYAFVGEKFRSRLQQLLRKTGVLQRTSVSRTSRSSLSSEITSTFM, encoded by the exons ATGACTG ATCCCAACACGTCATTTCTTTCAATCATAGACTTTGGCTCCATTTACGACGAACTCAACTTCACGTACAATGACACAGAGTTCATCCCGAACCCTGAAACGCAGCCCTGCAACTCCTTCTCCATCCCAGACACGGTGATGGTTCTTGTCAGCGTGTTTTATGTCCTCATCTTTCTGCTGGCAATCCCTGGAAATCTGGTGGTGGGGCTGGTGATCGGCCTCAGCAAGCAGTCGCTGCCCCCCTCTGACCTCTACCTCCTCCACCTGGCAATCGCTGACCTCCTGCTGGCCGTCACGCTCCCGTTCTGGGCCACCTCTGTTACCAAGGGTTGGGTGTTTGGAGGCGCCATGTGCAAAATTATCACCATTCTTCAAGAGCTAAGCTTCTACTCCAGCATCCTCTTCCTGACCTGCATCAGTATGGACCGCTACATGGTGATTGTGCGCGCCATGGAGGCGCGCAGGGCTAACCGCCAGCAGCTCAGCTGGGGAGTTTGTGCTTCTGTCTGGGCTGTTGGagtgcttctctctctgcctgggCTTTTCACTTCTTCCTTCCCTTCTCCAAACTCTAGTCGGACAGTGTGTGCTGAGCAGTATAATCCCAACAGTGCTGACATGTGGCGGTTGGGCACCAGAATCCTTCGCCACACTTTGGGTTTCCTCATCCCTCTGGCCATCATGCTGCCCTGTTATGGAGTAACCGTGCAGCGCCTCCTTCACATCCGCGGGGGGTTTCAGCGGCAACGAGCCATGAGAGTGATTGTGCTCGTGGTCGTCGCCTTCCTGCTTTGTTGGACGCCGTATCACATCGCAATGATGGCGGACACATTCCTCAGGTCTAAGATAGTGCCATACCGGTGCCCAGCAAGGATGGCGGTGGATCAGGCCATGCTCGCCACCCAGAGTCTGGGCCTGCTGCACAGCTGCGTCAACCCGGTGCTGTACGCTTTCGTGGGGGAGAAGTTCAGAAGTCGGCTGCAGCAGTTGTTGAGGAAGACGGGCGTCCTGCAGAGAACGTCAGTGTCGAGAACCAGCAGGTCTTCACTGTCATCAGAAATCACATCCACATTCATGTGA
- the nabp1a gene encoding SOSS complex subunit B2 isoform X1 produces the protein MATPANEALFLLKDVKPGSKNLNIVFIVLEIGRVTKTKDGHEVRSCKVADKSGSIAISVWDELGSLIQPGDIIKLTRGYASIWKGCLTLYTGRGGDLQKIGEFCMVYSEVPNFSEPNPELLTQGNQQNKSGKPDQNQRGNSPPNQNSGTPAPPGNGAMQPFANNNNNPAPGAPRDAAFGSIGRPNGRSPGNGAPPATAAGPPTAAKSSVTISNGRDPRRAKR, from the exons ATGGCAACCCCCGCAAACGAGGCCTTGTTTTTGCTAAAGGATGTGAAGCCTGGGTCGAAAAATTTGAATATCGTATTCATCGTGTTGGAAATAG GACGAGTAACCAAAACGAAAGATGGTCATGAGGTGCGCTCCTGCAAGGTGGCGGACAAGAGTGGGAGCATCGCTATCTCTGTTTGGGACGAACTGGGCAGCCTTATTCAGCCAGGGGACATCATCAAGCTGACCAGAGG cTATGCATCAATATGGAAAGGCTGCTTGACCCTATACACTGGAAGAGGAGGGGATCTGCAGAAGATTGGAGA GTTCTGCATGGTGTATTCAGAAGTGCCCAACTTCAGTGAACCAAACCCAGAGCTGCTAACCCAAGGGAACCAGCAAAACAAGTCT GGTAAACCAGACCAGAATCAGAGGGGAAACTCTCCACCCAATCAGAATTCAGGTACACCTGCTCCACCAG GTAATGGTGCCATGCAGCCATttgccaacaacaacaataacccAGCACCCGGAGCACCTCGTGACGCTGCGTTCGGGAGCATTGGGCGCCCCAACGGTCGATCACCTGGCAACGGAGCGCCTCCAGCTACTGCTGCGGGACCCCCAACAGCTGCAAAGTCTTCAGTTACCATTAGCAACGGCAGGGACCCACGGCGTGCCAAAAGATGA
- the nabp1a gene encoding SOSS complex subunit B2 isoform X2 — translation MATPANEALFLLKDVKPGSKNLNIVFIVLEIGRVTKTKDGHEVRSCKVADKSGSIAISVWDELGSLIQPGDIIKLTRGYASIWKGCLTLYTGRGGDLQKIGEFCMVYSEVPNFSEPNPELLTQGNQQNKSGKPDQNQRGNSPPNQNSGNGAMQPFANNNNNPAPGAPRDAAFGSIGRPNGRSPGNGAPPATAAGPPTAAKSSVTISNGRDPRRAKR, via the exons ATGGCAACCCCCGCAAACGAGGCCTTGTTTTTGCTAAAGGATGTGAAGCCTGGGTCGAAAAATTTGAATATCGTATTCATCGTGTTGGAAATAG GACGAGTAACCAAAACGAAAGATGGTCATGAGGTGCGCTCCTGCAAGGTGGCGGACAAGAGTGGGAGCATCGCTATCTCTGTTTGGGACGAACTGGGCAGCCTTATTCAGCCAGGGGACATCATCAAGCTGACCAGAGG cTATGCATCAATATGGAAAGGCTGCTTGACCCTATACACTGGAAGAGGAGGGGATCTGCAGAAGATTGGAGA GTTCTGCATGGTGTATTCAGAAGTGCCCAACTTCAGTGAACCAAACCCAGAGCTGCTAACCCAAGGGAACCAGCAAAACAAGTCT GGTAAACCAGACCAGAATCAGAGGGGAAACTCTCCACCCAATCAGAATTCAG GTAATGGTGCCATGCAGCCATttgccaacaacaacaataacccAGCACCCGGAGCACCTCGTGACGCTGCGTTCGGGAGCATTGGGCGCCCCAACGGTCGATCACCTGGCAACGGAGCGCCTCCAGCTACTGCTGCGGGACCCCCAACAGCTGCAAAGTCTTCAGTTACCATTAGCAACGGCAGGGACCCACGGCGTGCCAAAAGATGA